CGCAAATACGGCACGGATGAAAAGCTGGCCGCGGCCTGGCGCAACGATGTCCGCTCGTTCGAGGCGGTGCGCGTTCCCCAGTTGGCCGAGCGCACGCTCTACACCGGCGTGGGCGAGCTGATCACCCGGCGCTACGACAGCCACAGCACATTCGGCACCCTGGCCAACCCGGACTGCAGCGAGTTCGAGAGCGACTATTACCGGGCGCTTAACGAATCCGTGGCGGACGCGATCATCCGGTTCGGCCGCAAGGTGAAAGAACTCTCCGGGGGCAAGCTGATCACCGGGGCGTTCTACGGCTACCTGACCTGCGTGGTCTACCACGAGATGGGGATCACCGGGGCGGCGGCTAAAATCCAGGACAGCGGCGCGCTGGATTTCCTGGCCTCGCCCAGCACCTATTTCAACCGTCCCCCGGGCGGCCAGTCCACCGCGCGCAGCCCGTTCAGCAGCTACAACCTGCGCCGCATGCTCTGGTTCACCGAGGAGGACACCCGCACCGTGCTGTCGGATTACGGCAACTGGGCGCACTGGAGCCAGGCGCACTCGACCGCCGAAAGCTGCGAGATGCTCAAGCGCGACATGGGTAAAATCCTCACCCGTCACTACCACGCCTGGTGGTTCGAGAACAGCTCCAAGGACAAGTGGTACCACGACCCGGGCATGCTGGCCACGATGAAACGCATCCAGGAGCTGTTCGGCGCCTCGCAGCGCCTGGGTTACAGGCGCGCGGCCGAGATCGCCATGGTGGCCAGCGAGCCGAGCATTTTCTACACGGACCAGGAAAGCCTGCGCGACATGCTGATGTGGCAGCGGCAGCTCGAGTTCGAGCGGATCGGCGCGCCCTATGACTACTACTACGTGCGGGATCTGGCCGATCCCGCCATGCCGGACTACAAGCTCTACGTGTTCCTGAACGCGATCTGCCTGTCCGACTCCGAACGCGTGGCGGTCACGGCCAAGCTCAAAAAGAACGGCGCCACCGCCCTTTGGCTCTACGCCCCCGGCCTGATCGATCCGGACCGCGAGCCGAAACTGAACGTAGCCTGGATGAAAGAGCTGACCGGGTTCGACCTGGCCTACAAGCGAGGCTCTTTCCACCCGCGGTTCGTGGTCGACGACCCCCGTCACCCCCTGAGCGCCGGCCTGCCCCGCGACCGTTTCTTCGGCCAGCCGGACCGGGTGCTGTTCGGCAGCTTCGAGACCAAGGCCCCGGGCTGGCTGATCGAGCTGGCCCCCGCGCTCACCGATCCGCTTTTCTACCTGGCCGACAGCAGCCAGAGCGCGGGCGGGCTCTATTTCGAGGAGCGGCTTCCCGCCCTGGGCGAGACCGACCGGGCCGGCTACCGCTCGCTCTGGATCGGGGCCAAGTACGTGCAGGCCGAGCTGCTGCGCGCCGCCGCGCGCCGCGCCGGGGTGCATATCTACTCCGAGAGCGGGGACACGTTCACCGCGGATGGGGATTTCGCGGTGATCCACGGCTCCACCGGCGGGACCAAGACCCTGCGTTTCCCGGAAGCTGTGGACCTGTACGAGGTGTTCGAGGGAAAATATTATGGGAAAAAAGTGCGCGAGGTGACATTCCCGCTGGAGTTCGGCAAGACCAAAGTGTTCTGCCTGCGCGGGAAAATCTGAACTCAGACCAGTTTTATGTCTTGTGGAGGGGCACGGCGCGCCGTGCCCGGAAGGCTGTGATGTTCTCTTGGTTACGGCCCAGAGAACCAGAAGCCAGTGGGGGCCGCGAACTCGTCCAAACCGCGACACTGCTTCAACCTTGAGTGTTTTCGGAGCTTTGATTCCGCTGCTTCGTTGCAGCGGCGGCGCTGCCGCGGATCGCCGCCGAACCTTGGAGCACTGACGGGCCGGGCCGTTTCCCGCGCGGCTGAACGCTGCCCTGGCGGGAGGCTCAGACAGGCGCGGCCCCCAAAGGCAACTGCGGCGGCCCGGGGGCCGCTGGGGGAGTAAAAAGACGAAGGTGAGCGTCTGGACTCAGAAGATTTTGTCCAGGTTCTTGTGGATTCTGAGCAGCTTGGCCTCATTGTTCGCCCGGGCCACCAGGGACTGGCTCACCTGAAGGCGCTCGGCCTGGCGGTAACCGTGAGCCTCCATGCCGCGGCAGAGGAATTCGAGCTGGCCGGCCAACTCGGCCAGGGAGGGCTTGGAGGCCAGGCGTTCCAGGTAGCGCACTGTCATCTCGGGGCTTGAGACCAACTCGGCGAACGAGAGCATTTCCTCGAAGCCCAGGCGGGTGGAGAGCAGCTCGAACAGCATGCCGGCCATAACCTCGGGGTTGCGCGGGGCCAGGCTGTAGTTGACACTCCGGCTCCGGGCGGCGGCGCGCCGGGCGCCGGAGGCGCCGCGGGGCGTTCGCCCGCCCGCGCTTTGCGCGGCGGCGCGCCGCCGCTGCCAGCCCAGAACCACGCTCATGGCCAGGATTAACGCGACAAACACCAGGACCAGCTCTTCCACCGCCGCGCGCCTTTTTTTCGGGGTTTACCTTTGGGCCTTTGGATGCTAAAATACAGCGGTCGTTCTGCTGCAAGATAAGCAACAACCGTACCAGATGAAACTGTTCTGCACTTGGGTTGGGGTTTTTCAACTTGAAACGCAAGGGGAATACAACAATGGCCGGAAAATTCGAGGACCTCAGGGTGCTGGCGATTGGCGCCCACCCGGATGACTGTGAGATAAAGGTCGGCGGCGCCGCCGCTCTGTGGGCGGAACAGGGCGCCAGCGTGAAATTCCTCAGCCTGACCAACGGGGATGCCGGGCACCATGAGATGGGCGGCGGCCCCCTGGCCCGTCGGCGCAAGCGCGAGTCGGTGCGCGCGGCCGAGGTCCTGGGGGTGCAGGAGACACAGACCCTGGACAACCATGACGGCGAGCTGGCCCCTGACACCGAGGTGCGCAAAGCCGTGGTCAAGGCGATCCGCCAGTGGCGGGCGGATGTGGTTATCACTTGCCGTCCAAACGACTACCATCCAGACCACCGCTACACCTCGCAGGTGGTGCAGGATGCCGCCTACGTGGTGCGGGTGCCCAATTACTGCCAGGATGTACCCGCCCTGCGCAAGGACCCGGCATTTTTCTACGTGTCGGACGGGTTCACCAAGCCCTGCCCCTTCGAGCCGGTGGTGAGCGTGGATATCGACCCGGTGAGCGGGAAAAAACTGCGCGCTCTGCACACTATGGACAGCCAGATGTACGAGTGGCTGCCCTGGATCGAGGGCTGCCTGGAGGCTGTGCCGGAGGGTGACACGGCCCGGTTGGCCTGGCTGCCCACGTTCCTGGATGGCTTTTTCGAGAAAGCGGAGGATTTCCGTGGGCCTCTGGCCGAGCGCTATGGCGAGGAGCGGGCGGCCAGGGTGAAATACAGTGAGAGTTTCGAGCTTTGCGAGTACGGCCACCGCCCGTCGCGCCAGGAGGTCTGGGAGCTGTTCCCGTTCTGAGGCCGCGTGCGGGGGAGCGGGGGCCTGGGCGTTCAAACAAATACAACGGGGGTGAGTCATGCGCAGGATTTTCGCTGGCTTGTTTGTCGTGATGCTGGCAGCCGGGCTGTCCGGCCTGCGGGCGCAGACAGTCTACCAGGGCGGAGTGGAGCCTCCGCGCACCGGGGCCGAGCCGCTGCGGGTTATCATGATCGGGGCACACCCGGATGACGCCGAGGTCAAGGGTGGCGGCACGGCGGCGCTCTGGGCCGCCGCCGGGGCGAAAGTCCTGCTCGTGGCAGTGACCAACGGCGATGCCGGCCACCAGAGCGAAGGCGGCGGAGCCCTGGCCCGCCGTCGCGCCGCCGAGGCCAAGCTGTCGGCCGAGCGCCTGGGGGTGAGCTGGATGACCCTGGGCTTCCATGACGGCGAGCTGGAGCCGACCCTGGCCGCCCGCAAGGCGGTCATCCGGGCCATCCGCGACTGGCAGGCCGATATTGTGATCCTGCCGCGCCCCAACGACTACCACCCCGACCACCGCTACACGGCTCAGATCGTCCAGGATGCCGCCTACATGGTGATGGTGCCGAACGTGTGCCCGGAGACGGCGCGCCTGGAGAAAAATCCCGTGTTCATGTATTTCCTGGACGGGTTCAAGAAGCCGATCCCGTTCGCCCCGGATGTGGCCGTGGTGGTCGACCCGGTGATGGAGAAAAAGTGGGGCTCGCTGGATGCGATGGAGAGCCAGATGTACGAGTGGCTGCCCTGGATCGGCGGGTTCCTGAACGATGTCCCGGCCGACAAGAGCGCCCGTCAGCAGTGGCTGCGCAAGTGGCGCGGCCCCTCCATGCAGGGCTGGAAAGCGCAGTGCAGCCAGGCGCTCGAGGCACGCTACGGAAAGGAAAAGGCCGACACTGCCACCTACGTGGAGGGCTTCGAGATCTGCGAATTCGGCCGCCAGCCCAGCCGCGAGGAGCTCTGGAACCTGTTCCCGCGCTGAGTGCGGTCGCGATTGTTGAGACCCTGGATCGGACCCCTGAAACGGCAACCGGGAGAGGCGACGGATGATCTGGAACCGGAGAGGTTTGACTGTCTTTTTTGCCCTTTGTTTTCTTGCCCTGACTTTTCCGGCCGGACAGGCCGCGGCCGCCGAGTCGCTGCGGGTGATAATGATCGGCGCACACCCGGATGACGCGGAATACTGCGCGGGCGGGACCGCGGCGCTCTGGGCGGCCTCCGGGGCCAAGGTGCAGCTCGTGGCAGTGACCAACGGCGATGCTGGCCACCAGAGCCAGGGCGGCGGAGCCCTGGCCCGCCGCAGGGCGGAGGAGGCGACCCGCGCCTCGAAAGTCCTGGGAACGAGCTGGCGCACCCTGGGTTTCCATGACGGGGAGCTGGAGCCGAGCCTCGAGGTGCGCAAGGCTGTCATCCGGGCGATCCGCGACTGGCAGGCCGACATCGTGATCCTGCCGCGCCCCAACGACTACCACCCTGACCACCGCTACACGGCCCAGGTGGTGCAGGATGCGGCCTACATGGTGATGGTGCCCAATGTCTGCCCCGAGACACCGCGCCTGGAGAAAAACCCGGTGTTCATGTATTTCGAGGACGGATTTAGAAAGCCCATCCCGTTCCAGGCGGATGTGGTGGTGGATATCAGCGCGGTCCAGGAGCGGAAACTCAAGGCCCTGGCCGAGATGGACAGCCAGATGTTCGAGTGGCTGCCCTGGATCGACGGGCAGTTGGACCAGGTGCCCGCCGACCCGGCCGGGCGCTGGGAGTGGTTCGTGAAAGGCTGGGGCCGCGGCAGGGCCGGCAAGGATAACCCGCACTACGGCATGCTGGCCGAGCGTTACGGCGCCGAGCGGGCCGGCAAGGTCACTCACGCCGAGGCGTTCGAGATCTGCGAGTTCGGCCGTCAGCCCACCCGCGAGGAACTGTGGACCCTGTTCCCGAAGTGATTAATAGTCTTAGAGATATGAAAGAGCCTTGGGAGAATGCTCAGGGCTCTTTCTTTTTTTCCTTAGTAGGGGTTTCCATTTCGGATAAATTGTGTATGTTGATTTAAGTCGGATTCCGCTTTCTGACACCCTCGGGAACATGACGGATGTTTGAGAGACTCAAAGAAAAAGGGTTTCAAATCCTTACACTGCACTATGCTGAGGCGATTTTAACTTTGGATATGCCTACGGCTGCGACAGAACTCGAGACAGTGCTGCTGCAGATTGAGATACCAGCGGAGGAATTGGTACGCGGTGGAGGCGGAGAGGGAGAACTGACACAGAGAATGCGGCATGCTCTGGCAGAGGAACAAGGTTGGAAGAAGCATAGTTTTGAGATTAAAAAGATAATAGATGGAATTGAGAAAGAATCGATATCACACCAGGTCGATCACGTTAAAAAATTTCCTACTGGCACATTCGCCTTGGAAATAGAGTGGAACAACAAGGATCCTTTCTTTGACAGGGATTTAGAGAATTTTAAGCGATTGCATGCAGATGGAGTGATTTCGATAGGTGCAATAATAACGCGAGGTTCTTCGCTACAGGATTCTCTGCGCGATCTCGTTGCTCAGTTTGCACGAAAGCAAGGAATCGGAAAGGTCGAGGACTTATCGTCTTTCTATTCTCCTACTAATAGGCAACTTGATATGATCAACCGAATGGCGGCTGCAAAAGGATCGTTTGAAGAAGGCTGGGCGCATGCTTTCGTTTCCGATAAATTCGGTGAAGCTACGACTCATTGGCGAAAGCTGGAGGATCGTGTCCATCGGGGAGTCGGCAATCCGTGTCCATTGCTTCTTATCGGGATCCCGAGACAGGTTGTAGTCATATGAGTGCCGGGGAGGAAAGGGTGACGCCACAGTGCTATAACCTGATAAAACTCAATCCAGCGGAAGATATCTTATCCAAGATGAAAGGCCAATATTCCACTATTCTGGCCGATCCTCCCTGGCAATTCCAGAACCGGACCGGAAAAGTAGCACCCGAACACAGACGTTTGTTAAGATATCCGACGATGGAGTTGAAGGAAATTCTTGAATTGCCGGTTTCCAAACTGGCCGCTGCCCAGTCTCACCTTTATCTGTGGGTGCCCAACGCCCTTCTCCAGGAAGGGCTGAGAGTGCTGGAGGCCTGGGGTTTCACCTATAAATCGAATCTGGTCTGGTACAAAATTCGCAAAGATGGTGGTCCTGATGGGCGAGGGGTCGGGTTTTACTTCAGAAATGTCACGGAACTGGTCTTGTTTGGTATCCGCGGGAGCATGCGCACCCTTGATCCGGGCCGGACTCAGGTGAATTTGTTTTCTACGCGCAAAAGAGAGCACTCCCGGAAACCGGATGAGCTGTACTCACTGATAGAATCATGCTCGCCAGGCCCCTATTTGGAGCTCTTTGCCCGTTTTAGAAGGCCGGGCTGGATACAGTGGGGCAATGAAGATGTCGAGGAAAACTCGAATCTGGGTGTGGCGAGAAGGAATGGACATATCGATCCACAACTGAGATTACTCGAAACTCCTCGGGGGTATGGGAATAAAAGATAATTCTGTAGGGCTGTTTTGATCAAATATCGAGAAAAACAGGGACATCCCGAAAGGAATGTCCCTGTTTATTTTCCTCTTGGCCCGCTATCGCGGGTTTATTTTGTCATAAATGAATTCCCGCTTACGATTATGAGAATCAGGCTTTCCGCACGCTGTAACAACTCGCTGTAAACTAAAAAGATATCGGCCGGCACTCTTTGGCACCATTCTTGATTATCTCTCTGCCGGTCTTCAATTTAAGACGATTCCGCCTGCTCCAAACCGTACTTCAGCCCCGGAGCGCTCTCCATGAAAAAACACCTTTCACTCAGTCTGGCCCTGCTCGCGGCTGCCGCTCTCCTGGCCGCGCTGGCCTATGTACTTCCCGCGGCCGAACCCGCCCCGCAGCACGGCCTGGCCGCGCTCTACCCTGGAGATATCGGCCTGGCCTCCGACAGCTCTGTCGTGTTCTACGAGGATTTCGAAAGCGGCACTGTGGCCGACCTGCTCACGCGCTGGACCAGCATGAACAACAAGGACAACCGGGTGCTCGATTTCGTCGCGGACAGCATCGCGGGCAGCCCGGGACGGCGCAGCCTGCGGATCACCGGCGCCAAGGGCCACGACACCGGCGGCGACCTCTGGAAGCTGCTGGACAAGGGCTATGACCGTCTTTACGCCCGCTATTACTGCAAGTTCGCCCCAGACGCCCCCTACGTGCACCATTTCGTGGCCCTGGGCGGCAAGACTAGCACCGCGCCCTACCCCGAGGGCGCCGCAGGCACACGCCCTAACGGCTACGACCGCTTCGGATCCACGGTCGACCTGGAGCGCTCCGGCACACCACCGCCGGGGGCCTGGTTTTTCTATACCTACTGGAGCGAGATGCACAGTTGGCAGACTGAAAGCGGCGAGAGCGACGGCCGGCCGAACCCATTCTACGGCAACCCGTTCCGCCCGGACAGCAACCTCATCGCCCGGCGCGGCCAGTGGCAGTGCGTGGAGATCATGATAAAGCTCAACCAGCCGGACAGCACGGACGGCGAGCAGGCGTTCTGGGTGGACGGCCGTCTGGCGGCGCACTGGGGCCCGGGAACACACACCGGGACCTGGTTCAGGGACGCGTTCCGCACCTCGGGCGTTTTCAACACCGATCCCAAGCCCTTCGCGGGCTTCCGCTGGCGCAAGACCGAGGCCCTGCGGATCAACACGTTCTGGTTGCAGTACTACCTGGCCTCGATCTTCGAGGAGAATGTCCGCCCCGATGACCCCGCGATCCCCTACAACGGTGACATCGCCCGGGTGGAGTTCGACAACGTGGTGCTGGCCACGCACTACATCGGGCCGATAGTCTCCACGCTCAGCACGGGGTACGACTACAACGGGGATGGAGTGAAAGGCCTGGGGGATGTCTGGAGCCTTTTGCGGCTGCACGCCACGGACCGGGCCGATATGCGGGCGGATTTCAACGGGGATGGCAGCCCCGACCTGCGCGACGCCCTGGACCTGCTGCTGGAAGTGCTCAAAGGCTGACACCGGCCGGCCCCACCGCCGGCCGCCGAGTGGAAAATCGTCCTGTAACCGCAGAGGAACGGACATGAAAAGACCCGCTTTACTCAATCTCAGCCTGACCTTGGCTGTCTGCTTTGCCCTTTCCGTCGCCGTAGCCGCCCGGAAAGCGGGTGGGCAGACGGCGACAGAACTGTCCGCAGATTCCGGCCCGCAGACCGGCCTGGCTGCGCTCTACCCGGGCGACCGGGGAATCGCCAACGACCCAGCG
The window above is part of the bacterium genome. Proteins encoded here:
- a CDS encoding restriction endonuclease, which translates into the protein MFERLKEKGFQILTLHYAEAILTLDMPTAATELETVLLQIEIPAEELVRGGGGEGELTQRMRHALAEEQGWKKHSFEIKKIIDGIEKESISHQVDHVKKFPTGTFALEIEWNNKDPFFDRDLENFKRLHADGVISIGAIITRGSSLQDSLRDLVAQFARKQGIGKVEDLSSFYSPTNRQLDMINRMAAAKGSFEEGWAHAFVSDKFGEATTHWRKLEDRVHRGVGNPCPLLLIGIPRQVVVI
- a CDS encoding PIG-L family deacetylase, coding for MAGKFEDLRVLAIGAHPDDCEIKVGGAAALWAEQGASVKFLSLTNGDAGHHEMGGGPLARRRKRESVRAAEVLGVQETQTLDNHDGELAPDTEVRKAVVKAIRQWRADVVITCRPNDYHPDHRYTSQVVQDAAYVVRVPNYCQDVPALRKDPAFFYVSDGFTKPCPFEPVVSVDIDPVSGKKLRALHTMDSQMYEWLPWIEGCLEAVPEGDTARLAWLPTFLDGFFEKAEDFRGPLAERYGEERAARVKYSESFELCEYGHRPSRQEVWELFPF
- a CDS encoding S-adenosylmethionine-binding protein, giving the protein MSAGEERVTPQCYNLIKLNPAEDILSKMKGQYSTILADPPWQFQNRTGKVAPEHRRLLRYPTMELKEILELPVSKLAAAQSHLYLWVPNALLQEGLRVLEAWGFTYKSNLVWYKIRKDGGPDGRGVGFYFRNVTELVLFGIRGSMRTLDPGRTQVNLFSTRKREHSRKPDELYSLIESCSPGPYLELFARFRRPGWIQWGNEDVEENSNLGVARRNGHIDPQLRLLETPRGYGNKR
- a CDS encoding PIG-L family deacetylase; this translates as MRRIFAGLFVVMLAAGLSGLRAQTVYQGGVEPPRTGAEPLRVIMIGAHPDDAEVKGGGTAALWAAAGAKVLLVAVTNGDAGHQSEGGGALARRRAAEAKLSAERLGVSWMTLGFHDGELEPTLAARKAVIRAIRDWQADIVILPRPNDYHPDHRYTAQIVQDAAYMVMVPNVCPETARLEKNPVFMYFLDGFKKPIPFAPDVAVVVDPVMEKKWGSLDAMESQMYEWLPWIGGFLNDVPADKSARQQWLRKWRGPSMQGWKAQCSQALEARYGKEKADTATYVEGFEICEFGRQPSREELWNLFPR
- a CDS encoding PIG-L family deacetylase; amino-acid sequence: MIWNRRGLTVFFALCFLALTFPAGQAAAAESLRVIMIGAHPDDAEYCAGGTAALWAASGAKVQLVAVTNGDAGHQSQGGGALARRRAEEATRASKVLGTSWRTLGFHDGELEPSLEVRKAVIRAIRDWQADIVILPRPNDYHPDHRYTAQVVQDAAYMVMVPNVCPETPRLEKNPVFMYFEDGFRKPIPFQADVVVDISAVQERKLKALAEMDSQMFEWLPWIDGQLDQVPADPAGRWEWFVKGWGRGRAGKDNPHYGMLAERYGAERAGKVTHAEAFEICEFGRQPTREELWTLFPK